CCCAGTGCTAAGATGTTCTCTTCAATTGAAAGAAATTAGACATAGACATCATATGCAAAAGAAGTAATTTTTCTGAAGTAAGTCATCAGCTGATAACATTCCATAAAATCTGGCACTGTTACACAAGGCAAACCTATTACACAATGATCTATGTACAAATCCTGGAGTTGTAAGATGAGATAATTGATAACTTATTCTGGTTCCAATTTGAGATAGGAAGGTTTTGTGGGTAGTATCAATCAGAGTTGGCTCTTGAGAAAGGCCTTGCATAATTTTTTCCATGCCTCTCTGTTTGGTTCTCCTGCCTCTACGCTTGCTTTTGCTGCTTCAGCATGACAGTTCTGCAGGAAACCAAGTCTGGTTACATTGCATgttccaagaagatcatcatggtaAAGCCTTTAACATAAGAAGGCTTACAAATGCCATTTATGAAAAGTTAGCCAGGAGCAATTTATCATGCATCAAATCAGCAGAACTTTTGATGAATGCAGTCATCAAAAGTTACATGCTGACCATCTATAAGAATTAATTTGAATTCAGGAAAATGTTTGAGAACTTCTTTAAATTGACATTTTCAATGTAGTCTCCTATTATCATTTTTAGTATGAATAATCTATCATAGGAGAACAACAAGATCATAAATAACAGTATCAAAAATTGCAGAAACTCTGTTTTAAGAGTACTATTTATACTTAAGAAATTAACAGAGAAATAGAAGATAGTCTCAGATTGAGACAAGTGATTCAAAGATAAAATAGTTTTGCAAACTGGATTTGTACGCATGTGTGTGTCTGCgtacgtgtgtgtgtgtggtgtgtgtgtAGTCTCCTAGTATCATTTTTAGTACGAAATAGTCTATCATAGGAGGacaataatatcataaataacAGTATAAAAAATTGTGGAAACGCTGTTTTTAGAGTACTATGTATACTTAAGAAATTAACAGAGAAAGAGAAGATAGTCTCAGATTGTGACAAGTGATTCAAAGAGAAAATAGTTTTGCATTGCATTCTGATATAAAAACTGGATCTGTAGGTGTGTGTGTGAGTGCGGGCGTGCTTCTAGAGCTAGTCAATGCATGTTGATTGTGACAAAAGGAAAAGATATCAAATATGATGTTAATCTTACTGCTTAATCTTTCAAGTGCTCTGGCTTTAAAGTTGTATCATCAAGGTTTGCATAACATCAAGTAAAATAAGGAATCACAATTGTTCATTTAATGTGTTGTGCTACAACTTGagttttttctctcttcttgcgGTCCTTAGTATCAATCCTGAATTATGATCTGTACAGTACATATCAAATTTCCTACTTCCAGAGTATTGAGTGGCAGCATCTCACCTGAATCAGATTAAGTTGGAGGAGCCTATGGATAAGGTGCATGAGGATGTCCTTTGTGTACTCTGGGTGGCCTTGGATTCCCATTACATGGTTGCCATAcctaaatatctcaatgccagTCTTCTCTGACTGAGCCATTACCTCTGCATTAGGAGGCAGCTCCCACACCTGCAGCtaaaagtggttataatcttactgAACAAATGAACCATGACTGAATGCATTACAAGTTAGGGGACATGAAAAAGGTTTAAGAACAACTGAACAAGAAACCACATATCAATAACGAACCTCGTCGCGATGACACTCGATGATAGGAAGATGAGAGGGGATGTGGAGAGACGAGAACTGCTTGATGGTGGAATGAGAGGGGTGGATGCAGGTCACTCCTATATCCCACCCTCTTTTGGCTCTGCCAGTCTTGCCGCCCAATGCCCGACTCAAAATCTGCAAGCAAAAATAGATGATTCTGAAGCATTAAGTTTCAGTGATGCTGAAGTAGATTGTGAAACAAATATGTCAGAATCAGCAAAAGTCTTATAGCTGCATCATTTTCAGCTTCTCAACAAAACTTAATGAGCAGTGTAAAACAAAAAGGCATGCTTACCACCAGCATCAAAATGAGCAGTCTTGTCAACCATGTCGAAacgaaaagagcaaattataattCAACTTTTTTTATTTGTTCACATGAATCATGTTCCTTTTTTTCATGTCTAATCCTTTAGCTTTAGTTAGAGAATATAGTTGTTTGTCTCATGGTAAAGATTTGATAGGATCTGTATAGTCTTCTCATATGCTCATGGATGTGCATATTTCTTATGCTAGACCATCAATTTtccattttttcctttttgttggagGAGAAATGCTTCACCATAAATTGTTCCCAATCTGATAACTAAAATTATTCATGCTACAAGTTTGAAACTTGCTAAGACAAGGAATCATGCTTCATTTAATGAACAATTTTCACCAGGTCAGGCTCCATAAATCTTTGAAAAGTGAAGCCAGTGAACTTCGAAATTATTTGTATAGTTCATGTCTACCTTTTGTATATGTTCTTAAGTCAATGCAAATGAGGGCTTTCTTTAGCCAATTAATTAATTTATGCCTACAATTGTCACCTTACTTTGGTCAAAACATTTCTTTTAAAGAGACttcagccaagtatttctcattgTACCTCTGACTtttatctcaaagaacaaagaaagaaaagagaagaaagaaggtcTCTGACTTGACCAGATCAAATACTAAATTAATTCCAAAGGATAAAGATAACTTGGCCATCAGGCTTTCGACATGGTCCTTGATGTTGCTACATCACGGTTTCTTTTcgcatatctcaaatgatattaatctttgattttttttgccaATATCAATCAAACGAGAAGGGAAGTGTGAATTTGTATCTCCTATCATTAGGATTCAGAGTTTAGCCACATTCCCAAATGCTAGTTTAGAATGGTAGAAAAAGAAGGTGATGTAGAGCCATAGGGACCGTAACAGTACATAATTACTCTTCAATGAAAGCCACCTAAACCATCAAACATATGAACTGCACAATTAAAccatcgatgatgatgatgacgatgaccgACAAAATTAGAAGATGATTAGTTCTAATTCTCTTCCAAGATGATGCCTTGGAAGCTAAGAATCATCAGACTCAAACTGTGGAATGACCAAAATGGCCTCAATTCCCCTAATTGTCTCACATCTCAGGCATCCCTCGTGAAAACGGGTCGAACACCCGGCGGGCACCAAATCCATGCCTTTGGACTAGCATTCTACAACGGGAGTCGTCAATGAGGAGTACCTGGTGACCGAAACAGACGCCCAGGAGCTGCTTCTTCTTGGAGACCAACGCCTCGAGCAGGGAGAGGAGGTCGCGGATCCACTGGTCGTCGCCGTGGGCGTCGCTGCAGCTACCGGAGATCACGAAGCCGTCGTAGGCGTCGACGTCCTCCGGGGGGGGCAGCTCGCCGCGCGCCGCGCGGTACACGTGCCACGTCTCGCCTTCCTCCCCCAGCAGGCTCACGAACACCTTGAAGTAGCCGCCATGCACCTTCTTCACGTACTCCGAATCCTCGGCGCACAGGAGCACCGCGAAGCGCCGCCCCTCCGCCTCCCCCTCTCCGTATCCTCCTCCCatatcttcctctctctctctctctctctctctccctaccTACTGTGTCGCTGTTAGAAGATTAGAGgagagaggaggaggtggagctgTCGTCTTGCTTTCTATATACGGAGGAAGACAGATTGCTCTAACGCAACGGAGATGGATGGGAAGGAATGGAATAGGCATTATATAGGGTAAGGAGCATGGAAATGGCCTTGTTGCATGACTTGTATTACAGGAGGAGCCACTGCGTCTGTTGGCATTCGCAGCATCACGAGACATGGGAATGGTGACTATAGGAAGGCAtgtaaagagagaaagaaagacagAGAATCCAACCAAAAGATTTGCATGGAATTAAGATCTCAGTGCTGTGGTTGGTTGACGTGGCAATGGATGATTGGTGGAAGAGTGTTGTGATGCGTTGGCGTTGCCAAGAGAAATGGTTTTCTGCACTGTTACCAAAATGCTGACGCAGTCAACGCTTGCGTCCACGGTTCTGTGAACCAGTGAGattaggggaaaaaaaaaaagaagctacatAAGGTTTTTTTACTTTCTCGTAAAAGAAAACGatggaaaaaaaattaaactcagGATCATACAATAAATATTAAGTCTTTATCAATTAAACTAATGAATACCTCGTATGCATGAAAGTTTAATGCAGGAAATGAATAATGAACTAAATTTAAGGGATCCGGTGGTAAGAATAATTAGCTATATATGCACTCGAAGTCTAGGTTCATAAGCGCGAATAAAATAATACCAAATAGTACATATAATATTAGGTGTATGCGTGTGTTTTTTTATTAAAGCAGGGGCTCTCGGAAAGATCCAAGTTTAAAAACTTTTTacagatttttttataaaaatatttattttgcatCACGCCTTTGCCCCCACCAACCTCCCCTCTTCACCGTACGCTTAGTAGGCCCACATTATCGAtcccttgaaaaatttattataaaaaaataagtttatttagtgagataatatgtaattatataGGTTATGAGAAATAGATTTTCCTCGATCATATGGccaaatcatatattaaaattatgCACTTAAATTTGTAACTGATCTTTAAAACTATAAGAAAGATAAAATTATCATTCCATATTTACCTATAGGTCTTCTATTATGCCCTCATAAGATTAAACTTTCGTCAAGGATACTAATCTTGGATTGATGTAACTGAAATATCCTACAAGCGAGAGTCTTGTGAAGGAGTTTGGTAGTTGACGTTTGATAACTTAATCTCTAATAAAGTGAAAGTTGATGGTAACGTATTTCATACATGAGTGGAACATCGGGTTAGTGTATAAGTATGTGACATCGACATCATCACAGTATATTATAAGAGTGGATTGAGAGGTAATGTTAAGTTTGTGTAGCAGATTCATAACTCAATTGAATTTTGAGTGATGATAGTGATGGTTTAGTATTCAACTTCAATGATAGATTTTACGAttatattttgtttcttagaacttCAATTGATCAGATTTGTTTCAAAGAAAATAACATAAGCTGACGTATGTGTTCTATCATCAGTATCGCCTACCCAATCAATATCCACAAAGGCACGAAAATGAAGTGATGATTGTTTACAAAGGAAAAGTCCATGAttgagagtccctttaagatatagtAGAATATGTTTTAGTGTAAACTAATATGTAGTGGAGGATTGAtacatgaattatgataatttattaattataaataaaaatatctaaatGTGTGAGAAATAAATATTACAAGGAAACAAGTACTTGTCCGTACTATGTGGGATTTGTAGTCGGGTTgctatcatataatttgagtaaCTTAGTTGTGAAGAGTGGGGTGactattttgatattttgaatgtttaTCTTTCGTAATAGATCTCGAATGTAATTTTttgtaataaaaaaatctaaaagatataAACATTACTCCTACTCCCAAAAATTAGCTTTATGTTTTTAAGTTATTGATCGAGAATCGATCTACTAATTGATTAgggaattattttatcttcataaaGTTATTATCTGTAATAATAATGTCATCTATATAGACTAGTAGCTATATAATACCCTTTTATTATTGTAGAAATAAGAAGGTGTCAGGCTTAAAGTTAACAAAGTCGATTAACATAAAAAATTAGCCAAGTTTGATATACTAGGCTCTTGGAGTTTGGCAaaatccataaatagctttttatatTTTACAAACATGATCTGGATTCTAAGGATGGATGAAGCCATGGGGTTGTTGCAAAAAAGAATCTTCAGTTAAGGTTTCTTGTAAAAAAATTATTGTTAATATATAGTTGTCGTATATATCAATCTTGAGTGATAGTCAAGCTCAGAATGAGTCAAATTATCATTAATTTAACAATTAGACTAAAGGTCTCTATGAAATTGACTGTGTCAATAATCTAATTGCTTAGTTAAGGAATAAGCAATTGAAGTATTCATGATGTTTGCTTGAGGCCAGTTGGGAATAGTAATAGGCTTAGGTTAAGATCGATAAACTTTTATTATTTGTCCAATTTTGTCACAAAACTAGCAgatgattttttattaattgttaTTATTGAGATATCAAAACTACTGATAGTTATAGTTGAAGTTATTTCTTGAGTTATTTGAGTTGAAGTTGCTACTATAGTTAGAGAATTAATAGTGAAATAGAGAATGTTGACTCTATTTATTACCTATATGACTAGGAGGTATCTTGTTCAGTCCTTTATTGAAATTCTTGTTGCTTTGATTGCCTTTTTCATTAGCTTTTTTATTGAATTAAGTTGTGATAGTTGGTCACATCTTTCTCTTTTTTCATTTTAGATATGTTTTATGATCAATTAGCTTGTCATATAGTTCTTTAAATAACATTGGTAAGTCATGTGCTCAAATTATTATCATTAGTTTCTTATATTAATCTCCTACGACATTGAGAATATGAAAAATAACTTCTTTATCACTTAGGAGATAACCTATTAAAATCAAATCATCTataataacttttagattttgCATACAATCAACaatagtactttcctcttgtattatttttattaacatAGATAAAAGGCTTAACATGCAAGCCCAAGAGCAATTTGCAAGTGTGATTCATAACTTGGATTATGCTTCTATTATAATGTTACATGAAGAGATTAGTAGGGTATAAAGCCAATGACTGAGGCTTGAATGACTTGTAGAATGAGATGATCATATCATAGCCATAACTTATGATCAGGATTTGCCATTCGGAAGAGTTCTCTTaatatttggatttttttatgaataaccaAGAGAGCTATCGATGTAGCCTAATAAATCATATCCAAAGAGGAGATTGGTGAATTGTGCTAGCCAATATGTATAATTATCACCTTTGGAGAGCTTGAAGAGAATTAAAATTGTTACATTGAAAGATATAAGTCTGGTAGGTTGAGATAAACTATTATTTCATGAGGAAACAATAATTAGAGTATTAGATATGGAGGAGAAAGACATGTTGAGAAGATACTATGATTCAATAGGGAAAatctaaaatcaattgatgatttgGTTTGAATGCACAAATGGTAAAGATCTAATCTGTTGGAGGAGAtaagatctgagaagtccatagggGAGGATTTGATCTCTTTAAGAAGTGCACAAGGGAGGATCTAATATGAGATGTGTAGAAGAGAGCGATCTCTTTCGTTCTCTCGTGAATCCTTCTCTCGATCATGAGTGTTGATGGTATAGTCAAAAGGATAGTGATGAGCAATAGACTATCATCGAGAGGTCAACTATGGATCCAAGGCACTAGTGAGTTTGGCAATTGATGAGAAGGGGATGAGGATACAAATAAATATGCTTAGTAGGTAAGAGTAGAGGGAACACCCACCAAGTAGAATTGCATAGCAATAAAGGATCATTAGATAAGTTGGTCGATCATTAAGAGGAAGTTGATCAAATCGGCAAAGTGAAGTGGATTTATTACAGAGTAGATCATGCTAGGAGATTAGTAAGGAGGAGTTGTGCGTCTTCGTCTTCAATGCAATGCTAGATTTCGAAAGCAGAAAGAGTTATAAAGCAGCAACAGGGTAGGCAAGGAATAAGAAGATAGCGCGAGGAAGAGGGAGCCTTATTTGAAGCAAGAAGGTTTTGATACCATGAAAAAGTTATTATGAAAGGGATTATTTCATTTATTAAGgtaatacatatttatataggttgtaagaaagatatttttcttaatcagtGCTCAAATTATGCACTTAAATCTGTGAATGATCCTCAAATTATAGATTAATTGAagattagaacatgcaaagaatgtAAAATTATTATTCCATATTTGCTTATATCATGGTCTTCTATCACTCTCATCATCCCATCGTCGCTTGTAACCCTCGTGTGAGGGCATGTCGCTTCCCTTCGTCATGTACGAGGTCGCCCCCATACACCTACAGCCTTGTGGGAGGGCTTGCCACCCCCTCCACTATAGCCCATGGTAATTGCCCCCTCCACCATGCACAAGGCTGCCCCACTGCTTCCAAAGGAGCACCGCCACCACAAGTTAGGGCCATGACAATCCACGTTAAGATACGATGGGTCAAGTGGCTAGGCAAATATTTTTCAATGTTACAGGGGAAAATGATCTTTTCACACAATTCCCAATGAGCACCACCACCATAGGCTAGGGCTATAACGAGGGTCGCAAGCAGAAATTTTTTAATGTTACGAGGGAAAATTATCTTTTCATACAATTAGGAGCCGCtctatgataattttttaaacttaaatgctttacgaaaaaaattaaaaattatgagcttttttaagtcattttccCTTAAAATAGTTTTTTATAATGCATAAAATGAGAACTTTAGCAATAAGCTTatggagaattttttttattcttagctACGTGATACTAAAATCTCTATAAGAGACATGTTTCAgtctaatttttaaattttcttctaAATTTGGATAGGTTTAAGGAATCATCTCATATattgaaataataaaaataaatataattttaacatttagaTTCTTTGTTATGTTAATTTAGTTTATCTCACCTAttattagtgttaggatcgatcATCAATCTACATCACAAAGTCAAGCCACTCATTCAATGAAGGCTAACAAAACATAAAAACTAAATTTCCAAGGATGGTGA
Above is a genomic segment from Musa acuminata AAA Group cultivar baxijiao chromosome BXJ3-4, Cavendish_Baxijiao_AAA, whole genome shotgun sequence containing:
- the LOC103981974 gene encoding gamma-glutamyl peptidase 5; the protein is MGGGYGEGEAEGRRFAVLLCAEDSEYVKKVHGGYFKVFVSLLGEEGETWHVYRAARGELPPPEDVDAYDGFVISGSCSDAHGDDQWIRDLLSLLEALVSKKKQLLGVCFGHQILSRALGGKTGRAKRGWDIGVTCIHPSHSTIKQFSSLHIPSHLPIIECHRDEVWELPPNAEVMAQSEKTGIEIFRYGNHVMGIQGHPEYTKDILMHLIHRLLQLNLIQNCHAEAAKASVEAGEPNREAWKKLCKAFLKSQL